Proteins encoded within one genomic window of Cryptosporangium aurantiacum:
- a CDS encoding polysulfide reductase NrfD — translation MSGPGRDGGAPAVPAYYVHRPIRVTSAREAPDIPAYLYFGGIAGASAGLAALAELTGDRRLTTTSRYAAAGCAAAAVAALVRDHRRPERFLSGLRAPDPSFPLSLGTWLTLPFAGLATIAAAAELAGLRTVATVAGAAAGVLGPAVCTYTAVTLVDTEVPAWHEAYRELPFLFAGSSISGAAGIGLFATLGTDPVPARRLALAGAAMELAAALRLRAAPSSLSVPFRSGPAGWMLTRAAALTALGAGATLLGRDRFGRTGRWAAIGGGAALLVSGAMNRLGVYHAGRQSAR, via the coding sequence ATGTCCGGACCCGGACGGGACGGCGGCGCGCCAGCGGTCCCGGCGTACTACGTCCACCGGCCGATCCGGGTCACCTCGGCGCGTGAGGCGCCGGACATCCCGGCCTACCTCTACTTCGGCGGCATCGCCGGTGCGTCCGCAGGCCTCGCCGCACTCGCCGAGCTGACCGGCGACCGGCGGCTGACCACAACGAGCCGTTACGCCGCGGCCGGCTGCGCGGCCGCGGCCGTCGCAGCACTGGTCCGCGACCACCGACGCCCGGAACGCTTCCTGTCCGGTCTCCGCGCACCCGATCCCAGCTTCCCGCTCAGCCTGGGGACGTGGTTGACGTTGCCGTTCGCGGGCCTGGCGACGATCGCCGCGGCCGCCGAGCTGGCCGGCCTGCGCACGGTGGCCACGGTGGCCGGAGCCGCCGCAGGCGTCCTCGGACCGGCGGTCTGCACCTACACGGCGGTGACCCTCGTCGACACCGAAGTGCCCGCCTGGCACGAGGCCTATCGGGAGCTGCCGTTCCTGTTCGCGGGCAGCAGCATCAGCGGCGCGGCGGGCATCGGCCTGTTCGCGACGCTCGGCACCGACCCGGTCCCGGCCCGCCGCCTGGCGCTGGCCGGCGCCGCGATGGAGCTGGCCGCGGCCCTCCGGCTGCGGGCGGCACCGAGCTCGCTGAGCGTGCCGTTCCGCAGCGGTCCGGCCGGATGGATGCTGACCAGGGCCGCAGCGCTGACCGCGCTCGGTGCGGGCGCCACGCTGCTCGGACGCGACCGGTTCGGCCGGACCGGACGCTGGGCCGCGATCGGAGGCGGGGCGGCGCTGCTGGTGTCCGGAGCGATGAACCGGCTGGGCGTCTATCACGCGGGACGACAGTCGGCACGCTGA
- a CDS encoding spermidine synthase, protein MEIVQDLDADDGWMLLLDGVPNSYLNLADPTHLEFEYQQWMARTVDLHRPDEEQPLYLVHIGGGACAFPRYVAASRPGSRQLVAEYNAELIALIRTVFGIRTGPGLRIRAGDGRDVLAGQHSASADVVVRDAFVGPVVPPHLTTTEFITDVTRVLRPGGLYLANVTDGPPLSLARAEVATARATFPHVALVSESPVLKGRRYGNLMLAASSAPLPTTDLARLLARSVAPTRVLEGADLERFAAGAVVTTDDAPLVPPAPPPHLIR, encoded by the coding sequence GTGGAGATCGTCCAGGACCTCGACGCCGACGACGGCTGGATGCTGCTGCTGGACGGCGTCCCGAACTCGTACTTGAACTTGGCCGACCCCACCCACCTGGAGTTCGAGTACCAGCAGTGGATGGCCCGCACCGTCGACCTGCACCGTCCGGACGAGGAGCAGCCGCTGTACCTCGTGCACATCGGCGGCGGCGCCTGCGCGTTCCCCCGGTACGTCGCGGCCTCCCGGCCGGGCTCGCGGCAGCTGGTGGCCGAGTACAACGCGGAGCTGATCGCGTTGATCCGGACGGTGTTCGGGATCCGGACCGGTCCCGGCCTGCGGATCCGTGCCGGTGACGGCCGCGACGTCCTGGCCGGGCAGCACAGTGCCTCCGCGGACGTCGTGGTGCGGGACGCGTTCGTCGGTCCGGTCGTCCCACCGCACCTGACCACGACCGAGTTCATCACCGACGTCACCAGGGTGCTGCGCCCCGGCGGCCTCTACCTGGCGAACGTCACCGACGGGCCGCCGCTGAGCCTGGCCCGCGCCGAGGTCGCCACCGCACGGGCCACGTTCCCGCACGTCGCGCTGGTGTCCGAGTCGCCGGTCCTGAAGGGACGCCGGTACGGCAACCTGATGCTCGCCGCCTCGTCGGCACCGCTGCCGACCACCGACCTCGCGCGGCTGCTGGCCCGGTCGGTCGCGCCCACCCGCGTACTGGAGGGCGCCGACCTCGAGCGGTTCGCCGCCGGTGCGGTGGTCACCACCGACGACGCCCCGCTGGTGCCGCCCGCGCCACCGCCGCACTTGATCCGCTAG
- a CDS encoding alpha/beta hydrolase-fold protein: MVSRRAVLGGGVAGLGLLAVGGVGLVGAGVLPGQHKMRRALGACDVYVSEPRSAAGELIRGEFRSARRRAVVRYRIAYPPGARDDDQLPVCLVLHGFGGDEGVLGDGIALPRYLADVVADGVPPFVLAAADGGPRYWHPRADGDDPLGMLTDEFLPLLVGRGLEAGAGQRIGLLGYSMGGYGALLFAELYPTRVAAVAAGSPAIWRDYAEARQASVDAFDSAADWSRYDVLSRGSALAGMPVRVDYGRDDFIAPNMPALRDVLPAEATVRQAAGCHDDTFWRSVAPEVLTFIGRTFAEVPMSP; the protein is encoded by the coding sequence GTGGTGAGTAGACGGGCGGTTCTCGGGGGTGGCGTCGCCGGCCTCGGGCTGCTGGCGGTGGGCGGTGTGGGGCTGGTCGGTGCCGGTGTGCTGCCCGGGCAGCACAAGATGCGCCGGGCACTGGGCGCCTGCGACGTGTACGTGTCCGAGCCCCGTTCGGCGGCCGGTGAGCTGATTCGCGGCGAGTTCCGGTCCGCTCGCCGCCGGGCGGTGGTGCGATACCGGATCGCCTACCCACCCGGAGCGCGCGACGACGATCAACTGCCGGTCTGCCTCGTCCTGCACGGCTTCGGCGGCGACGAGGGGGTGCTGGGGGACGGCATCGCGCTCCCGCGGTATCTGGCGGACGTCGTCGCGGACGGCGTGCCTCCGTTCGTCCTGGCCGCCGCCGACGGTGGACCGCGGTACTGGCATCCGCGCGCCGACGGTGACGATCCGCTCGGCATGCTCACCGACGAGTTCCTGCCGCTGCTGGTCGGCCGCGGGCTGGAAGCCGGCGCCGGTCAGCGGATCGGGCTGCTCGGTTACTCGATGGGCGGGTACGGCGCGCTGCTGTTCGCCGAGCTCTACCCGACCAGGGTCGCGGCCGTGGCTGCGGGTAGCCCGGCGATCTGGCGCGACTACGCGGAAGCGCGACAGGCGAGCGTGGATGCGTTCGACTCGGCCGCGGACTGGAGCCGCTACGACGTGCTGTCCCGCGGATCCGCGCTGGCCGGCATGCCGGTCCGGGTCGACTACGGACGGGACGACTTCATCGCGCCGAACATGCCGGCCCTGCGGGACGTGCTGCCCGCCGAAGCCACCGTGCGCCAGGCGGCGGGCTGCCACGACGACACATTCTGGCGTTCGGTGGCGCCGGAAGTCCTGACGTTCATCGGCCGGACCTTCGCCGAAGTGCCGATGAGCCCCTAG
- a CDS encoding ADP-ribosylglycohydrolase family protein — protein sequence MDDRVAGTLVAAACADALGVAYEPSQRGPADGRPQMLGGGYGNYQPGEYSDDTQMAVVIAEVAAAGLDLRTDEALDRIAKGFVVDWLGGGATDVGAQTRSLLDRAAHTPFREAGGAALLRGIGADMHARTGRTAGNGSLMRTAPVALAYPGDPDAIVEAARAVSALTHHDPVAGDACALWCLAIDHAIRAGELDVRVGLDRIESSAYWSDRITEAEAEPPSAFAPASGWVVAAFQAAWSAIVRVRAIDDPAERLRSGIVAAVNGGGDTDTVAAIAGALLGASCGLSAVPDEWRSLVHGWPDLNAEGLARLALACRRG from the coding sequence GTGGACGATCGAGTAGCGGGCACCTTGGTAGCGGCGGCCTGCGCAGATGCCCTCGGAGTGGCGTACGAACCGTCGCAGCGCGGCCCCGCCGACGGGCGGCCGCAGATGCTCGGTGGCGGTTACGGCAATTACCAGCCGGGCGAGTACAGCGACGACACCCAGATGGCGGTCGTGATCGCCGAGGTGGCCGCCGCCGGGCTCGACCTGCGTACCGACGAGGCGCTCGACCGGATCGCGAAGGGCTTCGTTGTCGACTGGCTCGGTGGCGGAGCGACCGACGTCGGCGCGCAGACCCGGTCGCTGCTCGACCGGGCGGCGCACACCCCGTTCCGGGAGGCCGGTGGCGCCGCGCTGCTCCGCGGGATCGGGGCGGACATGCACGCGCGGACCGGACGTACCGCGGGCAACGGCTCGCTGATGCGAACCGCGCCGGTCGCGTTGGCCTACCCGGGTGATCCGGACGCGATCGTCGAGGCGGCGCGCGCGGTCAGCGCGCTGACCCACCACGACCCGGTCGCCGGTGACGCCTGTGCGCTCTGGTGCCTGGCGATCGACCACGCGATCCGCGCCGGTGAGCTCGACGTCAGGGTGGGGCTCGACCGCATCGAGTCGTCCGCGTACTGGTCCGACCGGATCACGGAGGCCGAGGCGGAACCGCCGTCGGCGTTCGCGCCGGCGTCCGGCTGGGTCGTCGCCGCGTTCCAGGCCGCGTGGTCGGCGATCGTGCGGGTGCGGGCGATCGACGATCCGGCCGAGCGGCTCCGCTCCGGGATCGTGGCCGCGGTGAACGGCGGCGGCGACACCGACACGGTGGCCGCGATCGCCGGTGCGCTGCTGGGCGCTTCCTGCGGGCTCAGCGCGGTTCCGGACGAGTGGCGTTCGCTGGTCCACGGATGGCCGGACCTGAACGCCGAAGGGCTGGCTCGGCTGGCGCTGGCGTGCAGAAGGGGATGA
- the ppgK gene encoding polyphosphate--glucose phosphotransferase, whose amino-acid sequence MTILGIDIGGSGIKGAPVDIDSGTLTAERFRLETPRPADPATVLPVLAEVAAHFPGEGPIGVTFPGVVVRGVIKTAANLHQDWIGLDAATVFTELTHRPVTVLNDADAAGVAEMAFGAGQDRKGTVMLFTFGTGIGSALFRDGDLVPNTELGHLELHGKDAELRASDRAREENDLSWSKWASRVDEYLDHIEMLFSPDLIIVGGGVSKKAEKWMSELSVKADIVPAALLNNAGIVGAAMAAATVK is encoded by the coding sequence ATGACCATCCTCGGCATCGACATCGGCGGGTCAGGGATCAAGGGCGCGCCGGTCGACATCGACTCCGGCACGCTGACCGCTGAGCGGTTCCGGCTGGAGACCCCCCGCCCGGCCGACCCCGCGACGGTCCTACCGGTCCTCGCCGAAGTCGCCGCGCACTTCCCCGGCGAGGGCCCGATCGGCGTCACGTTCCCCGGCGTCGTCGTCCGAGGCGTGATCAAGACCGCCGCGAACCTGCACCAGGACTGGATCGGCCTGGACGCGGCGACGGTGTTCACCGAGCTGACCCACCGGCCGGTCACCGTGCTCAACGACGCGGACGCCGCGGGCGTCGCCGAGATGGCGTTCGGCGCCGGTCAGGACCGGAAGGGCACGGTCATGCTCTTCACATTCGGCACCGGCATCGGCAGCGCGCTGTTCCGCGACGGCGACCTGGTGCCGAACACCGAGCTCGGCCACCTCGAACTGCACGGCAAGGACGCCGAGCTGCGGGCGTCCGACCGGGCCCGCGAGGAGAACGACCTGAGCTGGAGCAAGTGGGCCTCCCGCGTGGACGAGTACCTCGACCACATCGAGATGCTGTTCTCCCCCGACCTGATCATCGTCGGCGGCGGGGTGAGCAAGAAGGCCGAGAAGTGGATGTCCGAGCTCTCGGTCAAGGCCGACATCGTGCCGGCCGCGCTGCTCAACAACGCCGGGATCGTCGGCGCAGCGATGGCCGCGGCCACCGTCAAGTAA
- the topA gene encoding type I DNA topoisomerase, which translates to MSAPTTTAAAAKRGRRTGTPAGDDGLRLVIVESPAKAKKIADYLGPGYVVEASIGHIRDLPRNADDVPAKYKGESWARLGVDVDREFAPLYVVSPDRKAQVTKLKQLVKDATELYLATDEDREGEAIAWHLVEELRPRVPVRRMVFHEITRPAILEAVANTRELNLSLVDAQETRRILDRLYGYEVSPVLWKKVMPRLSAGRVQSVATRIVVERERARMKFRSAEYWDIRGQFAVDGKSAADEPRDFMATLVGLNGDRVATGRDFEPTTGQLKNEVRGDVIQLDEAGARGLAARLEGAAFKVTRVDEKPYRRKPYAPFMTSTLQQEASRKLRFAAEQTMRVAQRLYENGYITYMRTDSTNLSETALNAARQQVRELYGDRYVPTEPRRYARKVKNAQEAHEAIRPSGDHFRTPGELARELSSDEFRLYELIWKRTIASQMIDAVGQSVSVRLSGTSSTSEVADFAASGRTITEPGFLRAYVEDIDESHDGSGTDGQTDDEERRLPRLAKDDPLTAHDLTAEGHNTQPPPRYTEASLVKALEELGIGRPSTYASIMRTIQDRGYVWKKGAALVPSFIAFAVVQLLEQYFPRLVDYKFTANVEEDLDDIAAGERRRVDWLTRFYFGAPENADVREESVSRAGGLKHLVALNLGDIDARGVNSIPLFTDVSGRNVVVRVGRYGPYLQRTSGPDDEGDRASLPDDLEPDSLTPERAEELLSAPQGGRELGIYPGTEEPVVAKAGRFGPYVQSGDRTSSLFSSMSLETLTLEDALKLLSLPRTLGAHPGDSEPVTAQNGRYGPYVKHGSESRSLGSEDELFTVTLDQALALLAQPKTRGRRAAPAAPLREMGANDPVSGQPMVIKDGRFGPYVTDGETNASLRKGDEVAELTPERAAELLADRRARGPAKKTARKKAAPAKKATKSAEGATKKAATAKKTPAKKTTTAKKATKKAAPKKTPAKATKE; encoded by the coding sequence GTGAGCGCTCCTACCACCACCGCTGCCGCCGCCAAGCGGGGCCGGCGTACCGGCACCCCCGCGGGCGACGACGGCCTGCGTCTGGTGATCGTCGAGTCGCCGGCCAAGGCGAAGAAGATCGCCGACTACCTCGGCCCCGGATACGTGGTCGAGGCAAGCATCGGCCACATCCGTGACCTGCCTCGCAACGCCGACGACGTACCCGCGAAGTACAAGGGCGAGTCCTGGGCCCGGCTCGGCGTCGACGTCGACCGGGAGTTCGCGCCGCTCTACGTCGTCAGCCCGGACCGGAAGGCGCAGGTCACCAAGCTCAAGCAGCTGGTGAAGGACGCCACAGAGCTCTACCTCGCGACAGATGAGGACCGCGAGGGTGAGGCCATCGCCTGGCACCTGGTCGAGGAACTCCGGCCGCGCGTGCCGGTGCGCCGGATGGTGTTCCACGAGATCACCCGGCCCGCGATCCTCGAGGCCGTCGCCAACACGCGCGAGCTGAACCTCTCGCTGGTCGACGCCCAGGAGACCCGTCGCATCCTCGACCGGCTGTACGGCTACGAGGTCTCGCCGGTCCTCTGGAAGAAGGTCATGCCGAGGCTCTCGGCGGGCCGCGTGCAGTCGGTGGCGACCCGGATCGTGGTCGAGCGCGAGCGCGCCCGGATGAAGTTCCGCTCGGCCGAGTACTGGGACATTCGGGGTCAGTTCGCGGTCGACGGCAAGTCCGCCGCGGACGAGCCGCGTGACTTCATGGCGACGCTGGTCGGCCTGAACGGCGATCGGGTGGCGACCGGCCGCGACTTCGAGCCGACGACCGGGCAGCTCAAGAACGAGGTGCGCGGCGACGTCATCCAGCTCGACGAGGCGGGGGCCCGTGGGCTCGCCGCCCGGCTGGAGGGCGCCGCGTTCAAGGTGACGCGGGTCGACGAGAAGCCGTACCGGCGCAAGCCGTACGCGCCGTTCATGACCTCCACGCTGCAGCAGGAGGCGAGCCGCAAGCTGCGGTTCGCGGCCGAGCAGACGATGCGGGTCGCGCAGCGGCTGTACGAGAACGGCTACATCACGTACATGCGTACGGACTCGACGAACCTGTCCGAGACCGCGCTGAACGCTGCTCGCCAGCAGGTCCGTGAGCTCTACGGCGACCGGTACGTGCCGACCGAGCCCCGCCGGTACGCGCGCAAGGTGAAGAACGCGCAGGAGGCTCACGAGGCGATCCGTCCGTCCGGCGACCACTTCCGGACGCCCGGCGAGCTGGCGCGCGAGCTGTCCAGCGACGAGTTCCGGCTCTACGAGCTGATCTGGAAGCGGACGATCGCGTCGCAGATGATCGACGCGGTGGGTCAGTCGGTCTCGGTGCGGCTGTCCGGCACGTCGTCGACCTCCGAGGTGGCGGATTTTGCCGCTTCGGGGCGCACGATCACCGAGCCGGGCTTCCTCCGGGCGTACGTCGAGGACATCGACGAGTCGCACGACGGCAGCGGAACCGACGGCCAGACCGATGACGAAGAGCGTCGGCTGCCGCGCCTGGCCAAGGACGACCCGCTGACCGCTCACGACCTGACCGCCGAGGGGCACAACACCCAGCCGCCACCGCGCTACACCGAGGCGAGCCTGGTGAAGGCGCTGGAGGAGCTGGGTATCGGGCGGCCGTCGACGTACGCGTCGATCATGCGGACGATCCAGGACCGCGGATACGTGTGGAAGAAGGGCGCGGCCCTGGTGCCGTCGTTCATCGCGTTCGCGGTCGTGCAGCTGCTCGAGCAGTACTTCCCGCGGCTGGTCGACTACAAGTTCACCGCGAACGTCGAGGAGGACCTGGACGACATCGCGGCCGGCGAGCGTCGCCGGGTCGACTGGCTGACCCGGTTCTACTTCGGGGCGCCGGAGAATGCGGACGTCCGGGAGGAGAGCGTCTCCCGCGCCGGTGGCCTCAAGCACCTGGTCGCGCTGAACCTCGGCGACATCGACGCCCGCGGCGTGAACTCGATCCCGCTCTTCACGGACGTCTCCGGGCGGAACGTCGTGGTGCGTGTCGGCCGCTACGGGCCGTACCTGCAGCGCACCAGCGGCCCGGACGACGAGGGCGACCGGGCGTCACTGCCGGACGACCTGGAGCCGGACTCGCTGACGCCCGAGCGCGCCGAAGAGCTGCTCTCGGCGCCGCAGGGCGGGCGGGAGCTGGGGATCTATCCGGGCACCGAGGAGCCGGTGGTCGCCAAGGCCGGGCGCTTCGGGCCGTACGTCCAGAGCGGGGACCGCACGTCGAGCTTGTTCAGCTCGATGTCGCTGGAGACGCTGACGCTCGAGGACGCGCTGAAGCTGCTGTCGCTGCCTCGTACGTTGGGGGCGCATCCGGGCGACAGCGAGCCGGTGACCGCGCAGAACGGCCGGTACGGGCCGTACGTGAAGCACGGGTCGGAGTCACGGTCGCTGGGGTCCGAGGACGAGCTGTTCACGGTGACGCTCGACCAGGCGCTCGCGTTGCTGGCCCAGCCCAAGACCCGTGGTCGCCGGGCCGCTCCGGCGGCCCCGCTGCGCGAGATGGGCGCCAACGACCCGGTGAGTGGTCAGCCGATGGTGATCAAGGACGGGCGCTTCGGTCCGTACGTCACCGACGGGGAGACCAACGCCAGTCTCCGCAAGGGTGACGAGGTCGCGGAGCTGACGCCGGAGCGGGCGGCCGAGCTGCTCGCCGACCGGCGGGCGCGCGGACCGGCGAAGAAGACCGCCAGGAAGAAGGCGGCGCCGGCGAAGAAGGCCACGAAGTCCGCCGAGGGTGCGACGAAGAAGGCCGCCACGGCGAAGAAGACCCCGGCCAAGAAGACGACGACGGCGAAAAAGGCGACGAAGAAGGCCGCGCCGAAGAAGACGCCCGCCAAGGCCACCAAGGAGTAG
- a CDS encoding lysophospholipid acyltransferase family protein, with the protein MAEIVYPPVVALARAAFASIRVKVDEVGGEHIPRTGGAVLASNHVSYLDFLFCGLAAQPSKRLVRFMAKQSVFDHKISGPLMRGMKHIPVDRAAGAGAYGAAVKSLAGGEIVGVFPEATVSRSFLLKDFKLGAARMAAEAGVPLVPMVVWGTQRYWSKENPRQLTRRNNPVLLRVGEPLHPTTADDPAEVTAEMKSRMAVLLEEAIEADTYQPTGPDDTWWLPASKGGTAPTPEDAAVIEKAEVEERIAKAKAKVRAAAEARVKARAKAKAKKKPSPKADA; encoded by the coding sequence ATGGCCGAAATCGTGTACCCACCGGTGGTCGCCCTCGCCAGGGCCGCCTTCGCCTCGATCCGGGTGAAGGTCGACGAGGTGGGTGGCGAACACATTCCGCGCACCGGCGGCGCGGTACTGGCCAGCAACCACGTCAGCTACCTCGACTTCCTGTTCTGTGGGCTGGCCGCGCAGCCGTCGAAGCGGTTGGTCCGGTTCATGGCGAAGCAGTCGGTTTTCGACCACAAGATCTCCGGGCCGTTGATGCGTGGCATGAAGCACATTCCGGTCGACCGGGCGGCCGGCGCCGGGGCGTACGGCGCCGCGGTGAAGTCGCTGGCCGGCGGAGAGATCGTCGGCGTCTTCCCGGAGGCGACCGTGAGCCGGTCGTTCCTGCTGAAGGACTTCAAGCTGGGGGCCGCGCGCATGGCGGCCGAGGCCGGAGTGCCGCTGGTGCCGATGGTCGTCTGGGGTACCCAGCGGTACTGGTCGAAGGAGAACCCTCGCCAGCTGACTCGTCGGAACAACCCGGTGCTGCTCCGGGTGGGCGAGCCGCTGCACCCGACCACGGCGGACGACCCCGCCGAGGTCACCGCCGAGATGAAGAGCCGGATGGCGGTGCTGCTCGAGGAAGCCATCGAGGCCGACACTTACCAGCCGACCGGCCCGGACGACACCTGGTGGCTGCCCGCCTCCAAGGGCGGCACCGCGCCGACCCCCGAGGACGCTGCGGTCATCGAAAAAGCCGAGGTCGAGGAGCGGATCGCCAAGGCCAAGGCGAAGGTGCGCGCGGCGGCTGAGGCCCGGGTGAAGGCTCGGGCGAAGGCCAAGGCGAAAAAGAAGCCGAGCCCGAAAGCGGACGCCTGA
- a CDS encoding GntR family transcriptional regulator — MQADAAYARLREAIVDGQYPAGSRLTEVEIAEMLGMSRTPVREALRRLAGDGLVRASDRGVIVDLMDDEEARHARTVRASLDVLVAELAARRQKAGQISPAAMRAAEEAAAEAETSLDRGDADAAYRHDQRLHRLIAELAGNPVALQMLDRLADRLEVARLAAGSRAARANGTGNKAGKKKVNGVQLAAKVPAAVGAATGGADAVLSDMNGAAMNGADVNGVDVDAAPADGVGGRASAKRLKGAGGNGGVGQLAVPVLSPELGEEHRRILAAIAAGQPAAAWLAAREHAHG; from the coding sequence GTGCAGGCGGATGCCGCGTATGCGCGGTTGCGGGAGGCCATCGTCGACGGTCAGTACCCGGCCGGGAGTCGCCTGACCGAGGTGGAGATCGCCGAGATGCTCGGCATGTCCCGCACCCCGGTCCGGGAGGCCCTCCGGCGGCTGGCCGGCGACGGGTTGGTGCGTGCCTCCGATCGGGGGGTCATCGTCGACCTGATGGACGACGAGGAAGCGAGGCATGCACGGACCGTGCGTGCCTCGCTCGATGTCCTCGTCGCGGAACTCGCCGCTCGGAGGCAGAAAGCCGGGCAGATCTCGCCGGCCGCCATGCGCGCCGCCGAGGAGGCGGCAGCGGAGGCGGAGACAAGCCTGGACCGCGGCGACGCCGACGCGGCCTACCGGCACGACCAGCGGCTGCATCGACTGATCGCGGAGCTGGCAGGCAACCCGGTCGCACTGCAGATGCTCGACCGGCTCGCCGACCGCCTCGAGGTCGCCCGGCTGGCCGCCGGGTCGCGCGCTGCGCGCGCCAACGGCACCGGTAATAAGGCCGGTAAGAAAAAGGTGAACGGCGTGCAGCTCGCGGCGAAGGTCCCCGCCGCGGTCGGTGCGGCTACGGGCGGTGCGGACGCCGTCCTCAGCGACATGAACGGCGCTGCCATGAACGGTGCTGACGTGAACGGCGTCGACGTGGACGCCGCGCCGGCAGACGGCGTCGGCGGCAGAGCGTCCGCCAAGCGTTTGAAGGGCGCGGGCGGCAACGGCGGGGTCGGACAGCTGGCGGTCCCCGTGCTCTCGCCGGAGCTCGGCGAGGAGCACCGGCGCATACTGGCGGCGATCGCCGCCGGGCAGCCGGCGGCGGCCTGGCTGGCGGCCCGTGAGCACGCTCACGGTTGA
- a CDS encoding STAS domain-containing protein, translating to MTQRFPTAAEESTGWDNAGQVRCEPSWSGYRVVLVGEVDLTLAAQWDQVFATLADADPADVTVDLSAATFIDSSVLGAFVRLHRTVTGRDRETTLTGATGSVARTISLAGLDRVIPIVPASET from the coding sequence GTGACCCAGCGGTTTCCTACTGCTGCTGAGGAATCGACCGGATGGGACAACGCGGGCCAGGTCAGGTGCGAGCCGTCCTGGTCCGGGTACCGCGTGGTGCTCGTCGGTGAGGTCGATCTCACGCTGGCCGCGCAGTGGGACCAGGTCTTCGCGACGCTGGCCGACGCTGATCCGGCGGACGTCACCGTCGACCTCTCGGCGGCGACGTTCATCGACTCCAGCGTCCTGGGGGCGTTCGTCCGGCTGCATCGCACGGTGACCGGGCGGGACCGCGAGACGACGTTGACCGGCGCGACCGGCTCGGTGGCTCGCACGATCTCGCTGGCCGGTCTGGATCGCGTGATCCCGATTGTACCCGCGAGCGAAACCTGA
- a CDS encoding STAS domain-containing protein — MSLQVNVEHVDEVARCVVVGEVDMATTPQLRDELLGLVDDGHRRLVLDVSGVPFLDSTGLGVLMEVHRRLRDNDGAVALVGARPALIRLLTITNLSRALPVYRSVEDASAAVSGHPAAEVTG; from the coding sequence GTGTCGTTGCAGGTGAATGTGGAGCACGTCGACGAGGTCGCGCGCTGCGTTGTCGTCGGTGAGGTGGACATGGCCACCACGCCCCAGCTGCGGGACGAATTGCTCGGTCTCGTCGACGACGGTCATCGACGCCTGGTGTTGGACGTCTCCGGGGTTCCGTTCCTGGACTCCACCGGCCTCGGCGTGTTGATGGAGGTGCACCGCCGCCTTCGCGACAACGACGGAGCGGTGGCGCTCGTCGGTGCGCGGCCCGCGCTGATCCGGCTGTTGACGATCACGAACCTCTCCCGGGCCTTGCCGGTGTATCGATCGGTCGAGGACGCGTCCGCGGCAGTGAGCGGACACCCGGCGGCCGAGGTCACGGGGTGA